A single window of Candidatus Limnocylindrales bacterium DNA harbors:
- the cas7a gene encoding type I-A CRISPR-associated protein Cas7/Csa2, which yields MFLRITGRIFLNVQSMNAQGGGGTNYIEITKVPIILKSNGNYKPCEVPAISGNMIKHYHFVGFTERFKQTPYAQNLTWDASRAYVALRFDRGKTAKKANGQEISLQSEGEILSHFADADLHGFLAPDTQCRRESILKFSFFVPVEEFVEEVEVKAVVHNRVDVDEEGKIPPREEGAMMFFKREYTSAPYGFLMSFDLPYSGLTLASMNSPNVLGVLERQSRVKSAILGLMDLLSGRAGASLSRAFPAAKVEELIVASSEEPLPALVHGFYKDYAEQSAKILKAYKSLSSTDITVNLYARNSQRKSELEQMLKDSQSSLEVKVFDDFISLLSDAEKSAEEVIASMAMKELKEIQEKVSLQSKEEIKKVLENWQNLLAKAQEIYPAIWEEYNLLEQSMESEDKDLKKLADELREANSTEKRTELIKALREGIEKKKNKKKEEEGEGSGS from the coding sequence ATGTTTTTAAGGATTACAGGAAGAATTTTTCTGAATGTTCAGTCGATGAACGCTCAGGGTGGCGGTGGAACTAATTATATTGAGATAACTAAAGTTCCTATCATTTTAAAATCCAATGGGAACTACAAACCTTGTGAGGTCCCTGCTATTTCTGGCAACATGATCAAACATTATCACTTTGTGGGGTTTACAGAAAGATTTAAGCAGACTCCTTACGCCCAAAATCTTACGTGGGATGCATCCAGGGCTTACGTTGCTTTAAGATTTGATCGCGGTAAAACAGCCAAAAAAGCAAATGGACAAGAGATTTCCCTGCAATCAGAAGGAGAAATACTAAGCCATTTTGCAGATGCCGATCTTCATGGCTTTTTAGCCCCAGATACCCAGTGTCGAAGGGAATCTATTTTGAAGTTCTCTTTCTTTGTTCCAGTAGAAGAGTTCGTTGAAGAGGTTGAGGTAAAGGCTGTGGTTCATAACAGAGTTGATGTAGATGAAGAGGGTAAGATACCCCCTAGAGAAGAAGGTGCCATGATGTTCTTTAAACGAGAGTATACCTCTGCGCCATATGGTTTCCTTATGAGCTTTGATCTACCTTACAGCGGGCTAACTCTCGCAAGCATGAACTCACCAAACGTACTGGGAGTACTCGAACGCCAATCAAGGGTTAAATCAGCCATCTTAGGGCTTATGGACCTGTTATCTGGAAGGGCGGGCGCAAGTTTATCCCGGGCTTTTCCCGCTGCAAAGGTTGAAGAGTTAATCGTGGCTTCTTCCGAAGAGCCGCTTCCGGCCCTGGTTCACGGGTTTTACAAAGACTATGCGGAACAGAGCGCCAAAATCCTGAAGGCTTATAAGAGTCTTTCGAGTACTGATATTACTGTAAACCTCTATGCCAGGAATTCTCAAAGAAAATCTGAACTTGAGCAGATGCTTAAGGATAGCCAGAGTAGCTTAGAAGTCAAGGTTTTTGATGACTTCATAAGCCTTTTATCCGATGCAGAGAAGAGTGCTGAGGAGGTAATTGCGAGTATGGCCATGAAAGAGCTTAAAGAAATACAAGAAAAGGTTTCTCTTCAATCAAAAGAAGAAATCAAAAAGGTTTTAGAGAACTGGCAAAATCTATTGGCTAAAGCCCAAGAGATTTATCCAGCAATATGGGAAGAGTATAACCTGCTTGAACAATCGATGGAATCTGAAGATAAGGATTTGAAAAAACTTGCTGATGAGCTTAGGGAAGCAAACTCCACGGAAAAAAGAACTGAATTGATTAAGGCTCTGAGGGAAGGAATCGAAAAGAAAAAAAACAAAAAGAAGGAGGAAGAAGGTGAAGGCTCTGGCTCTTAG
- the cas3 gene encoding CRISPR-associated helicase Cas3' translates to MEEEKVKETFKRIIEKEPYDYQERAFREILNLSDSGGLALIEAPTASGKTEAVVFPYLTQHDIKSFPLARRLIYVLPTRALVNAQALRIKGYAQKLGLNLVVNIDHGAVQSPTPMFYGDVVLTTWDAFLYGYAAQRTIGTRLTIPAGNLALSMLVFDEVQMYQDWDFYTPRLMGSILNHFKGPGIPIVFMTATLPARLKEMLGLGEAVLISSLSSDAKKPLRGTVHVEIEKEKDILDVIAKNRTTLEETIKRQEKVLIVTNTVKKAVEVWEKVKEIDSEAILLHSRLVNQARREREQQLINGHFKVLVATQLVESGLDIPKITLGIVEAAPPDALIQRIGRVARRESEHGQVLVVIPRENGKVHFRPYLSVSEDDLKGLKAEIEKLDAKIKKLKEKNEKADKIKKQHKELTRQREELKRIYKKFYTLENFWADLNRDSVSEALNNLEACRKLLDNFYDQFIVEEEENGEEKAE, encoded by the coding sequence ATGGAAGAGGAAAAGGTAAAAGAAACTTTTAAGAGGATTATCGAAAAAGAACCCTACGATTATCAAGAGAGAGCATTCCGAGAAATCCTCAATCTCTCTGATTCGGGTGGGCTGGCCTTAATAGAAGCACCTACCGCGTCGGGTAAAACAGAAGCGGTGGTATTTCCTTATCTAACCCAACACGACATAAAGAGCTTTCCACTCGCCAGGAGATTGATTTACGTTCTTCCAACTCGCGCACTGGTTAACGCCCAAGCCCTGAGGATAAAAGGGTATGCTCAAAAGCTTGGCCTAAATCTGGTTGTTAACATAGATCATGGTGCTGTTCAATCTCCCACACCAATGTTCTATGGTGATGTTGTCCTTACGACGTGGGACGCTTTTCTCTATGGATATGCAGCTCAAAGGACCATAGGGACCAGGTTAACCATCCCTGCCGGGAATTTGGCTCTTTCCATGTTAGTCTTTGATGAGGTTCAGATGTATCAGGATTGGGACTTCTATACACCCAGGCTGATGGGATCTATTTTAAACCACTTTAAAGGCCCTGGAATTCCCATTGTGTTTATGACGGCCACACTACCTGCACGGCTAAAGGAAATGTTGGGTTTAGGGGAAGCTGTTCTAATCTCATCTCTTAGCTCTGACGCTAAAAAACCCCTTCGTGGAACTGTCCATGTTGAAATTGAAAAGGAAAAAGACATCTTAGACGTTATAGCTAAAAATAGAACCACCCTGGAAGAGACTATAAAAAGACAGGAGAAAGTGCTGATTGTAACCAATACGGTAAAAAAGGCCGTTGAAGTTTGGGAGAAAGTTAAAGAAATCGATTCAGAAGCAATTTTGCTTCATTCGCGGCTGGTCAATCAGGCAAGAAGAGAAAGAGAGCAACAACTTATCAACGGGCACTTTAAAGTGTTAGTTGCAACCCAGCTGGTAGAGTCAGGTCTTGATATACCGAAAATAACTTTGGGTATTGTGGAAGCAGCTCCACCCGATGCTCTTATCCAACGAATCGGTAGGGTTGCAAGAAGAGAAAGCGAGCATGGGCAGGTTTTAGTTGTGATACCAAGAGAAAATGGGAAAGTTCACTTTAGACCATACTTGTCAGTCAGTGAAGATGATTTGAAGGGATTGAAGGCTGAGATTGAGAAATTAGACGCAAAAATCAAGAAATTAAAAGAAAAAAATGAAAAGGCTGATAAAATTAAAAAACAACACAAGGAGCTTACACGGCAGCGTGAAGAGCTTAAACGTATTTACAAAAAATTTTATACTTTGGAAAATTTCTGGGCTGACTTGAACAGGGACAGCGTGTCTGAAGCATTAAATAATCTGGAAGCGTGTCGAAAACTCCTGGATAATTTCTATGATCAATTCATTGTTGAGGAAGAAGAAAATGGCGAAGAGAAAGCAGAGTAA
- the cas5a gene encoding type I-A CRISPR-associated protein Cas5a, whose product MKALALRVRGPLYSSKSAPRELLSYQVAICPPLPLPAALLGALIRAYARLDRSVSKDKVDKAAVEYLERFKKYGISATCKLSSDSSLIKGAILLKRFRTLEATPPKGEEKSDAMRREYIFHNKLDIFYLFDSPPDDFKKIEQAGYLIDRMGDTESLITVEEIITVNNQNPVNDREVEINTVTPFDLLDEHPSNGMIWNGLAESIYPGREARPGAFVLPLETRVSKGSEYFVGCSFQAKIKEGVNVHSFEFKGETITVISWAAQQITYKTEQRKKTKDGRGKGKRNF is encoded by the coding sequence GTGAAGGCTCTGGCTCTTAGAGTACGAGGGCCCTTGTACTCCTCAAAATCTGCCCCCAGGGAACTGCTGTCTTATCAGGTGGCTATCTGTCCGCCTTTGCCCTTACCTGCTGCACTTCTAGGTGCTTTGATCCGAGCCTATGCCCGGCTTGATAGGAGTGTGTCAAAGGATAAGGTGGATAAAGCTGCGGTAGAATACCTTGAAAGGTTCAAGAAGTATGGCATCTCAGCTACATGTAAGCTTTCCTCAGATTCCTCTCTTATCAAAGGAGCCATATTACTAAAAAGATTTAGAACTCTAGAAGCAACGCCCCCAAAGGGAGAAGAAAAAAGTGATGCCATGCGCCGTGAGTACATTTTCCATAATAAACTGGATATCTTCTATCTCTTTGATTCACCACCTGATGACTTCAAAAAGATAGAGCAGGCCGGGTATCTGATTGACAGGATGGGTGATACAGAATCTTTAATTACCGTTGAAGAGATTATCACCGTCAATAATCAGAACCCCGTTAATGATCGAGAAGTTGAGATCAATACCGTTACTCCCTTTGACCTTTTGGATGAGCATCCGTCTAATGGGATGATTTGGAACGGGCTGGCTGAGTCAATATATCCAGGTAGGGAAGCAAGGCCAGGAGCATTTGTGTTACCCCTTGAAACAAGGGTTTCAAAGGGATCTGAGTATTTCGTTGGATGTTCGTTCCAAGCTAAAATAAAAGAGGGCGTTAACGTTCACAGCTTCGAGTTTAAAGGTGAAACGATTACAGTGATAAGTTGGGCAGCTCAACAAATTACTTATAAGACCGAGCAAAGAAAGAAAACAAAAGATGGAAGAGGAAAAGGTAAAAGAAACTTTTAA